A DNA window from Equus przewalskii isolate Varuska chromosome 12, EquPr2, whole genome shotgun sequence contains the following coding sequences:
- the MPG gene encoding DNA-3-methyladenine glycosylase — protein MPARGGAQLSRRLGQKKQRLLEAEQHQSPPDGAWTPSPREPSLGLPATPGPQRSIYFSSPQGRPARLGSEFFDQPAVSLARAFLGQVLVRQLDNGTELRGRIVETEAYLGPEDEAAHSRGGRQTPRNRSMFMEPGTLYVYLIYGMYFCMNVSSRGEGACVLLRALEPLGGLETMRQLRSTLRKGAAGRALRDRELCSGPSKLCQALAIDKSFDQRDLAKDKAVWLERGPPGPTEPAVVAAARVGIGHAGEWAHKPLRFYIQGSPWVSVVDRAAERDVQA, from the exons CTTTCCCGAAGATTGGGGCAAAAAAAGCAGCGACTGTTGGAGGCAGAGCAGCATCAGAGCCCCCCCGATGGAGCCTGGACGCCTTCCCCCAGAGAGCCCAGCTTGGGGCTGCCTGCAACTCCGGGCCCCCAGCGCAGCATCTATTTCTCAAGCCCACAAGGCCGCCCCGCTCGACTGGGATCAGAGTTTTTCGACCAGCCTGCTGTCTCCCTAGCCCGGGCATTTCTGGGACAG GTGTTGGTCCGGCAACTTGACAACGGCACAGAGCTCCGCGGCCGCATCGTGGAGACGGAGGCGTACTTGGGGCCAGAGGATGAAGCTGCCCACTCGAGAGGCGGCCGGCAGACCCCCCGCAACCGCAGCATGTTCATGGAGCCGGGGACCCTGTACGTGTACCTCATCTACGGCATGTACTTCTGCATGAATGTCTCCAGCCGAG GGGAGGGGGCATGTGTCCTCCTGCGAGCGCTGGAGCCCCTGGGGGGCCTGGAGACCATGCGGCAGCTGCGCAGCACCCTCCGGAAAGGCGCGGCAGGCCGGGCCCTCAGAGACCGCGAGCTCTGCAGCGGCCCCTCCAagctgtgccaggccctggccaTCGACAAGAGCTTCGACCAGCGGGACCTGGCCAAGGACAAGGCTGTGTGGCTGGAGCGCGGCCCCCCAGGGCCCACTGAGCCGGCTGTAGTGGCAGCAGCCCGAGTGGGCATTGGCCACGCGGGCGAGTGGGCCCACAAGCCCCTGCGCTTCTACATCCAGGGCAGCCCCTGGGTCAGCGTGGTCGACAGGGCAGCCGAGCGGGACGTACAGGCCTGA